A DNA window from Gorilla gorilla gorilla isolate KB3781 chromosome 6, NHGRI_mGorGor1-v2.1_pri, whole genome shotgun sequence contains the following coding sequences:
- the CCM2 gene encoding cerebral cavernous malformations 2 protein isoform X12: protein MEEEGKKGKKYLGQLTSIPGYLNPSSRTEILHFIDNAKRAHQLPGHLTQEHDAVLSLSAYNVKLAWRDGEDIILRVPIHDIAAVSYVRDDAAHLVVLKTAQDPGISPSQSLCAESSRGLSAGSLSESAVGPVEACCLVILAAESKVAAEELCCLLGQVFQVVYTESTIDFLDRAIFDGASTPTHHLSLHSDDSSTKVDIKETYEVEASTFCFPESVDVGGASPHGKTISESELSASATELLQDYMLTLRTKLSSQEIQQFAALLHEYRNGASIHEFCINLRQLYGDSRKFLLLGLRPFIPEKDSQHFENFLETIGVKDGRGIITDSFGRHRRALSTTSSSTTNGNRATGSSDDRSAPSEGDEWDRMISDISSDIEALGCSMDQDSA, encoded by the exons TATTTAGGTCAGTTAACGTCCATACCAGGATACCTGAATCCCTCCAGTAGGACTGAAATCCTGCATTTCATAGACAATGCAAAG AGAGCCCACCAGCTTCCGGGACACTTGACTCAGGAGCACGATGCTGTGCTCAGCCTGTCTGCATACAACGTCAAGCTGGCCTGGAGGGACGGGGAGGATATCATCCTCAGGGTGCCCATCCATGACATCGCCGCTGTCTCCTATGTTCGGGATGACGCTGCACACCTGGTGGTCCTGAAGACAG CCCAGGACCCAGGGATCTCCCCCAGCCAGAGTCTGTGTGCGGAAAGTTCCAGAGGCCTCAGTGCAGGCTCCCTGTCGGAGAGTGCAGTTGGGCCCGTGGAGGCATGCTGCCTGGTCATCCTGGCTGCAGAGAGCAAG GTCGCTGCGGAAGAGCTTTGCTGTCTGCTAGGCCAGGTCTTCCAGGTTGTTTACACGGAGTCCACCATCGACTTTCTGGACAGAGCGATATTTGATGGGGCCTCTACCCCCACCCACCACCTGTCCCTGCACAGCG ATGACTCTTCTACAAAAGTGGACATTAAGGAGACCTACGAGGTGGAAGCCAGCACTTT CTGCTTCCCTGAATCTGTGGATGTGGGTGGTGCGTCACCCCACGGCAAGACCATCAGTGAGAGCGAGCTGAGCGCCAGCGCCACTGAGCTGCTGCAGGACTACATGCTGACG CTGCGCACCAAGCTGTCATCACAGGAGATCCAGCAGTTTGCAGCGCTGCTGCACGAGTACCGCAATGGGGCCTCTATCCACGAGTTCTGCATCAACCTGCGGCAGCTCTACGGGGACAGCCGCAAGTTCCTGCTGCTTG GTCTGAGGCCCTTCATCCCTGAGAAGGACAGCCAGCACTTCGAGAACTTCCTGGAGACCATTGGCGTGAAGGATGGCCGCGGCATCATCACCGACAGCTTTGGCAGGCACCGGCGGGCCCTGAGCACCACATCCAGTTCCACCACCAATGGGAACAGGGCCACGGGCAGCTCTGATGACCGGTCGGCGCCCTCAGAGGGGGATGAGTGGGACCGCATGATCTCGGACATCAGCAGTGACATTGAGGCGCTGGGCTGCAGCATGGACCAGGACTCAGCATGA
- the CCM2 gene encoding cerebral cavernous malformations 2 protein isoform X13: MYLGQLTSIPGYLNPSSRTEILHFIDNAKRAHQLPGHLTQEHDAVLSLSAYNVKLAWRDGEDIILRVPIHDIAAVSYVRDDAAHLVVLKTAQDPGISPSQSLCAESSRGLSAGSLSESAVGPVEACCLVILAAESKVAAEELCCLLGQVFQVVYTESTIDFLDRAIFDGASTPTHHLSLHSDDSSTKVDIKETYEVEASTFCFPESVDVGGASPHGKTISESELSASATELLQDYMLTLRTKLSSQEIQQFAALLHEYRNGASIHEFCINLRQLYGDSRKFLLLGLRPFIPEKDSQHFENFLETIGVKDGRGIITDSFGRHRRALSTTSSSTTNGNRATGSSDDRSAPSEGDEWDRMISDISSDIEALGCSMDQDSA; the protein is encoded by the exons TATTTAGGTCAGTTAACGTCCATACCAGGATACCTGAATCCCTCCAGTAGGACTGAAATCCTGCATTTCATAGACAATGCAAAG AGAGCCCACCAGCTTCCGGGACACTTGACTCAGGAGCACGATGCTGTGCTCAGCCTGTCTGCATACAACGTCAAGCTGGCCTGGAGGGACGGGGAGGATATCATCCTCAGGGTGCCCATCCATGACATCGCCGCTGTCTCCTATGTTCGGGATGACGCTGCACACCTGGTGGTCCTGAAGACAG CCCAGGACCCAGGGATCTCCCCCAGCCAGAGTCTGTGTGCGGAAAGTTCCAGAGGCCTCAGTGCAGGCTCCCTGTCGGAGAGTGCAGTTGGGCCCGTGGAGGCATGCTGCCTGGTCATCCTGGCTGCAGAGAGCAAG GTCGCTGCGGAAGAGCTTTGCTGTCTGCTAGGCCAGGTCTTCCAGGTTGTTTACACGGAGTCCACCATCGACTTTCTGGACAGAGCGATATTTGATGGGGCCTCTACCCCCACCCACCACCTGTCCCTGCACAGCG ATGACTCTTCTACAAAAGTGGACATTAAGGAGACCTACGAGGTGGAAGCCAGCACTTT CTGCTTCCCTGAATCTGTGGATGTGGGTGGTGCGTCACCCCACGGCAAGACCATCAGTGAGAGCGAGCTGAGCGCCAGCGCCACTGAGCTGCTGCAGGACTACATGCTGACG CTGCGCACCAAGCTGTCATCACAGGAGATCCAGCAGTTTGCAGCGCTGCTGCACGAGTACCGCAATGGGGCCTCTATCCACGAGTTCTGCATCAACCTGCGGCAGCTCTACGGGGACAGCCGCAAGTTCCTGCTGCTTG GTCTGAGGCCCTTCATCCCTGAGAAGGACAGCCAGCACTTCGAGAACTTCCTGGAGACCATTGGCGTGAAGGATGGCCGCGGCATCATCACCGACAGCTTTGGCAGGCACCGGCGGGCCCTGAGCACCACATCCAGTTCCACCACCAATGGGAACAGGGCCACGGGCAGCTCTGATGACCGGTCGGCGCCCTCAGAGGGGGATGAGTGGGACCGCATGATCTCGGACATCAGCAGTGACATTGAGGCGCTGGGCTGCAGCATGGACCAGGACTCAGCATGA
- the CCM2 gene encoding cerebral cavernous malformations 2 protein isoform X9, whose amino-acid sequence MEEEGKKGKKYLGQLTSIPGYLNPSSRTEILHFIDNAKRAHQLPGHLTQEHDAVLSLSAYNVKLAWRDGEDIILRVPIHDIAAVSYVRDDAAHLVVLKTAQDPGISPSQSLCAESSRGLSAGSLSESAVGPVEACCLVILAAESKVAAEELCCLLGQVFQVVYTESTIDFLDRAIFDGASTPTHHLSLHSASHVTSSTVTSSFDCQLPLHFRTLAITLSPPKFSRVISLFQDDSSTKVDIKETYEVEASTFCFPESVDVGGASPHGKTISESELSASATELLQDYMLTLRTKLSSQEIQQFAALLHEYRNGASIHEFCINLRQLYGDSRKFLLLGLRPFIPEKDSQHFENFLETIGVKDGRGIITDSFGRHRRALSTTSSSTTNGNRATGSSDDRSAPSEGDEWDRMISDISSDIEALGCSMDQDSA is encoded by the exons TATTTAGGTCAGTTAACGTCCATACCAGGATACCTGAATCCCTCCAGTAGGACTGAAATCCTGCATTTCATAGACAATGCAAAG AGAGCCCACCAGCTTCCGGGACACTTGACTCAGGAGCACGATGCTGTGCTCAGCCTGTCTGCATACAACGTCAAGCTGGCCTGGAGGGACGGGGAGGATATCATCCTCAGGGTGCCCATCCATGACATCGCCGCTGTCTCCTATGTTCGGGATGACGCTGCACACCTGGTGGTCCTGAAGACAG CCCAGGACCCAGGGATCTCCCCCAGCCAGAGTCTGTGTGCGGAAAGTTCCAGAGGCCTCAGTGCAGGCTCCCTGTCGGAGAGTGCAGTTGGGCCCGTGGAGGCATGCTGCCTGGTCATCCTGGCTGCAGAGAGCAAG GTCGCTGCGGAAGAGCTTTGCTGTCTGCTAGGCCAGGTCTTCCAGGTTGTTTACACGGAGTCCACCATCGACTTTCTGGACAGAGCGATATTTGATGGGGCCTCTACCCCCACCCACCACCTGTCCCTGCACAGCG CCAGCCACGTGACCTCTTCCACAGTCACATCTTCCTTTGACTGTCAGCTTCCTCTGCATTTCAGGACTCTTGCAATCACATTGAGCCCACCCAAATTCTCCAGGGTCATCTCCCTATttcaag ATGACTCTTCTACAAAAGTGGACATTAAGGAGACCTACGAGGTGGAAGCCAGCACTTT CTGCTTCCCTGAATCTGTGGATGTGGGTGGTGCGTCACCCCACGGCAAGACCATCAGTGAGAGCGAGCTGAGCGCCAGCGCCACTGAGCTGCTGCAGGACTACATGCTGACG CTGCGCACCAAGCTGTCATCACAGGAGATCCAGCAGTTTGCAGCGCTGCTGCACGAGTACCGCAATGGGGCCTCTATCCACGAGTTCTGCATCAACCTGCGGCAGCTCTACGGGGACAGCCGCAAGTTCCTGCTGCTTG GTCTGAGGCCCTTCATCCCTGAGAAGGACAGCCAGCACTTCGAGAACTTCCTGGAGACCATTGGCGTGAAGGATGGCCGCGGCATCATCACCGACAGCTTTGGCAGGCACCGGCGGGCCCTGAGCACCACATCCAGTTCCACCACCAATGGGAACAGGGCCACGGGCAGCTCTGATGACCGGTCGGCGCCCTCAGAGGGGGATGAGTGGGACCGCATGATCTCGGACATCAGCAGTGACATTGAGGCGCTGGGCTGCAGCATGGACCAGGACTCAGCATGA
- the LOC129523864 gene encoding LOW QUALITY PROTEIN: uncharacterized protein (The sequence of the model RefSeq protein was modified relative to this genomic sequence to represent the inferred CDS: inserted 1 base in 1 codon; deleted 1 base in 1 codon) — MSPHHLLMSPLYSLVSPHRLLMSPHYSLMFPHRLLMSPHYSLMSPHRLLMSPHYSLVSPHRLLMSPHHLLMSPHYSLMSPHHLLMSPFYSLMSPDYSLVSPHRLLMSPHYSLMSPHHLLMSPHYSLVSPHRLLMSPHRLLMSHYSDVPSPPSDVPSLLSGVPSPPSGVPSILFGVPLLSGVPSPPSDVPSPPSDIPSLLSDVPSPPSDVPSLLSDVPSLLSGVPSLPSDVPSPPSDVPSLLSGIPSPPSDVPSQPSDVPLLSGVPSQPSDVPSLLSGVPSPPSDVPSPPSHVPSLLSDVPSPPYHVPSLLSGVPSLPSDVPSLPSDVPLLSGVPSLPSDVPSLLSGVPSLPSDVPSPPSDVPSLLSGVPSLPSDVPLLSDVPSLLSDVPSPPSDVPLLSGVPSLPSDVPSPPSDVPSLLSGVPSLLSDVPLLSGVPSLPSDVPSLLSDVPSPPSDVPLLSGVPSPPSDVPLLSGVPSLPSDVPSLLLMSPHHLLMSHYSLVSPHRXSDVPLLSGVPSSPSGVPSPPSGVPILSGVPSLSSGVPSPSGVPITLWCPLIALWCPLNTLRCPLTFWCPLTFWCPLITLWCPLITLWCPLITLWCPITL, encoded by the exons ATGTCCCCTCACCACCTTCTGATGTCCCCTCTTTACTCTCTGGTGTCCCCTCACCGTCTTCTGATGTCCCCTCATTACTCTCTGATGTTCCCTCACCGCCTTCTGATGTCCCCTCATTACTCTCTGATGTCCCCTCACCGCCTTCTGATGTCCCCTCATTACTCTCTGGTGTCCCCTCACCGCCTTCTGATGTCTCCTCACCACCTTCTGATGTCCCCTCATTACTCTCTGATGTCCCCTCACCACCTTCTGATGTCCCCTTTTTACTCTCTGATGTCCCCTGATTACTCTCTGGTGTCCCCTCACCGCCTTCTGATGTCCCCTCATTACTCTCTGATGTCCCCTCACCACCTTCTGATGTCCCCTCATTACTCTCTGGTGTCCCCTCACCGCCTTCTGATGTCCCCTCACCGCCTTCTGATGTCCCATTACTCTGATGTCCCCTCACCACCTTCTGATGTCCCTTCATTACTCTCTGGTGTCCCCTCACCGCCCTCTGGTGTCCCCTCAATACTCTTTGGTGTCCCATTACTCTCTGGTGTCCCCTCACCGCCTTCTGATGTCCCCTCACCACCTTCTGATATCCCCTCATTACTCTCTGATGTCCCCTCACCACCTTCTGATGTCCCCTCATTACTCTCTGATGTCCCCTCATTACTCTCTGGTGTCCCCTCACTGCCTTCTGATGTCCCCTCACCGCCTTCTGATGTCCCCTCATTACTCTCTGGTATCCCCTCACCGCCTTCTGATGTCCCCTCACAGCCTTCTGATGTCCCATTACTCTCTGGTGTCCCCTCACAGCCTTCTGATGTCCCCTCATTACTCTCTGGTGTTCCCTCACCGCCTTCTGATGTCCCCTCACCGCCTTCTCATGTCCCCTCATTACTCTCTGATGTCCCCTCACCGCCTTATCATGTCCCCTCATTACTCTCTGGTGTCCCCTCACTGCCTTCTGATGTCCCCTCACTGCCTTCTGATGTCCCCTTACTCTCTGGTGTCCCCTCACTGCCTTCTGATGTCCCCTCATTACTCTCTGGTGTCCCCTCACTGCCTTCTGATGTCCCCTCACCGCCTTCTGATGTCCCCTCATTACTCTCTGGTGTCCCCTCACTGCCTTCTGATGTCCCATTACTCTCTGATGTCCCCTCATTACTCTCTGATGTCCCCTCACCACCTTCTGATGTCCCATTACTCTCTGGTGTCCCCTCACTGCCTTCTGATGTCCCCTCACCACCTTCTGATGTCCCCTCATTACTCTCTGGTGTCCCCTCACTGCTTTCTGATGTCCCATTACTCTCTGGTGTCCCCTCACTGCCTTCTGATGTCCCCTCATTACTCTCTGATGTCCCCTCACCACCTTCTGATGTCCCATTACTCTCTGGTGTCCCCTCACCGCCTTCTGATGTCCCATTACTCTCTGGTGTCCCCTCACTGCCTTCTGATGTCCCCTCATTACTC CTGATGTCCCCTCACCACCTTCTGATGTCCCATTACTCTCTGGTGTCCCCTCACC CTTCTGATGTCCCATTACTCTCTGGTGTCCCCTCATCGCCCTCTGGTGTCCCCTCACCGCCCTCTGGTGTCCCAATACTCTCCGGTGTCCCTTCACTGTCCTCTGGTGTCCCCTCACCTTCTGGTGTCCCCATTACTCTCTGGTGTCCCCTCATCGCCCTCTGGTGTCCCCTCAATACTCTCCGGTGTCCCCTCACCTTCTGGTGTCCCCTCACCTTCTGGTGTCCCCTCATTACTCTCTGGTGTCCCCTCATTACTCTCTGGTGTCCCCTCATCACCCTCTGGTGTCCCATCACCCTCTGA
- the CCM2 gene encoding cerebral cavernous malformations 2 protein isoform X10 → MYLGQLTSIPGYLNPSSRTEILHFIDNAKRAHQLPGHLTQEHDAVLSLSAYNVKLAWRDGEDIILRVPIHDIAAVSYVRDDAAHLVVLKTAQDPGISPSQSLCAESSRGLSAGSLSESAVGPVEACCLVILAAESKVAAEELCCLLGQVFQVVYTESTIDFLDRAIFDGASTPTHHLSLHSASHVTSSTVTSSFDCQLPLHFRTLAITLSPPKFSRVISLFQDDSSTKVDIKETYEVEASTFCFPESVDVGGASPHGKTISESELSASATELLQDYMLTLRTKLSSQEIQQFAALLHEYRNGASIHEFCINLRQLYGDSRKFLLLGLRPFIPEKDSQHFENFLETIGVKDGRGIITDSFGRHRRALSTTSSSTTNGNRATGSSDDRSAPSEGDEWDRMISDISSDIEALGCSMDQDSA, encoded by the exons TATTTAGGTCAGTTAACGTCCATACCAGGATACCTGAATCCCTCCAGTAGGACTGAAATCCTGCATTTCATAGACAATGCAAAG AGAGCCCACCAGCTTCCGGGACACTTGACTCAGGAGCACGATGCTGTGCTCAGCCTGTCTGCATACAACGTCAAGCTGGCCTGGAGGGACGGGGAGGATATCATCCTCAGGGTGCCCATCCATGACATCGCCGCTGTCTCCTATGTTCGGGATGACGCTGCACACCTGGTGGTCCTGAAGACAG CCCAGGACCCAGGGATCTCCCCCAGCCAGAGTCTGTGTGCGGAAAGTTCCAGAGGCCTCAGTGCAGGCTCCCTGTCGGAGAGTGCAGTTGGGCCCGTGGAGGCATGCTGCCTGGTCATCCTGGCTGCAGAGAGCAAG GTCGCTGCGGAAGAGCTTTGCTGTCTGCTAGGCCAGGTCTTCCAGGTTGTTTACACGGAGTCCACCATCGACTTTCTGGACAGAGCGATATTTGATGGGGCCTCTACCCCCACCCACCACCTGTCCCTGCACAGCG CCAGCCACGTGACCTCTTCCACAGTCACATCTTCCTTTGACTGTCAGCTTCCTCTGCATTTCAGGACTCTTGCAATCACATTGAGCCCACCCAAATTCTCCAGGGTCATCTCCCTATttcaag ATGACTCTTCTACAAAAGTGGACATTAAGGAGACCTACGAGGTGGAAGCCAGCACTTT CTGCTTCCCTGAATCTGTGGATGTGGGTGGTGCGTCACCCCACGGCAAGACCATCAGTGAGAGCGAGCTGAGCGCCAGCGCCACTGAGCTGCTGCAGGACTACATGCTGACG CTGCGCACCAAGCTGTCATCACAGGAGATCCAGCAGTTTGCAGCGCTGCTGCACGAGTACCGCAATGGGGCCTCTATCCACGAGTTCTGCATCAACCTGCGGCAGCTCTACGGGGACAGCCGCAAGTTCCTGCTGCTTG GTCTGAGGCCCTTCATCCCTGAGAAGGACAGCCAGCACTTCGAGAACTTCCTGGAGACCATTGGCGTGAAGGATGGCCGCGGCATCATCACCGACAGCTTTGGCAGGCACCGGCGGGCCCTGAGCACCACATCCAGTTCCACCACCAATGGGAACAGGGCCACGGGCAGCTCTGATGACCGGTCGGCGCCCTCAGAGGGGGATGAGTGGGACCGCATGATCTCGGACATCAGCAGTGACATTGAGGCGCTGGGCTGCAGCATGGACCAGGACTCAGCATGA